A window from Streptomonospora salina encodes these proteins:
- a CDS encoding LacI family DNA-binding transcriptional regulator translates to MRRPTINDIARAAGVSEGAVSAALNGRPGVSDTTRGRILQLAGQLGRVPSSAARALSDGRGGAIGLVIDRPALGLGVETFFMRFIAGIQEEPAEGETALMLQSVEATAPELTTYKRWHAERRVDGALMVDLRRGAPRVGALPEMGLPAVVVGGPEGTGGLPCVWSDDGGSMRRAVEYLAGLGHRRIGRVAGPQDLVHTGVRTAALVQAARERGLEPPPVLHSDYSGESGARTARALLDGPAPPTALIYDNDLMAVAGLGAAQELGFSVPDGLSVVAGDDSPLCQAVRPALTAIRRDLPEYGRLAASLLLEAIASGASRRVPTSPGELVLRASTAPPPPG, encoded by the coding sequence ATGAGGCGCCCGACGATCAACGACATCGCGAGGGCGGCGGGGGTGTCCGAAGGCGCGGTATCGGCCGCGCTCAACGGTCGGCCCGGGGTGTCCGACACGACGCGCGGCCGAATCCTGCAGCTCGCCGGGCAGCTGGGCCGGGTGCCCAGCAGCGCCGCCCGCGCCCTGTCCGACGGCCGCGGCGGCGCCATCGGCCTCGTCATCGACAGACCCGCCCTGGGGCTGGGCGTCGAAACGTTCTTCATGCGCTTCATCGCCGGTATCCAGGAGGAACCGGCCGAGGGTGAGACTGCGCTCATGCTGCAGTCGGTCGAAGCGACCGCGCCGGAGCTGACCACCTACAAGCGGTGGCACGCCGAGCGCCGCGTGGACGGGGCGCTGATGGTCGACCTGCGCCGCGGCGCCCCGCGCGTGGGCGCCCTGCCCGAGATGGGACTGCCGGCGGTGGTCGTGGGCGGCCCCGAGGGCACCGGAGGCCTGCCGTGCGTATGGTCCGACGACGGCGGGAGCATGCGCCGGGCGGTGGAGTACCTCGCGGGCCTGGGCCACCGGCGGATCGGGCGCGTGGCCGGGCCGCAGGACCTCGTACACACCGGCGTGCGCACCGCGGCGCTGGTCCAGGCCGCGCGCGAGCGCGGACTGGAGCCGCCCCCGGTCCTGCACTCCGACTACAGCGGCGAGAGCGGGGCCCGCACCGCCCGCGCGCTCCTCGACGGCCCCGCGCCGCCGACCGCGCTGATCTACGACAACGACCTCATGGCGGTCGCGGGGCTGGGGGCCGCCCAGGAGCTGGGCTTCTCCGTTCCGGACGGGTTGTCGGTCGTGGCCGGGGACGACTCGCCGCTGTGCCAGGCGGTGCGGCCCGCGCTCACGGCGATCCGCCGGGACCTGCCCGAGTACGGCCGGCTGGCGGCCTCGCTGCTGCTGGAGGCGATCGCCTCAGGCGCCTCGCGCCGGGTTCCGACGTCGCCGGGCGAGCTGGTTCTCCGCGCCAGCACGGCGCCGCCGCCACCGGGCTGA
- a CDS encoding MoaD/ThiS family protein: protein MAVTVLLPHVLQSDAGGAARVDIAPAAGVPAGTAPAPEPPAPPAGAGGEPATLRAVLDELARRHPGLDRRLRDERGRLRRYVNVFVGSDECRAVGGLDTPVPDGAEVRILPSVAGG from the coding sequence ATGGCTGTGACCGTCCTGTTGCCGCACGTCCTGCAGTCCGACGCCGGGGGAGCCGCCCGGGTCGACATCGCCCCCGCTGCCGGGGTTCCCGCGGGGACGGCGCCGGCCCCGGAACCCCCGGCCCCACCCGCGGGCGCCGGCGGGGAGCCGGCCACCCTGCGCGCCGTCCTCGACGAACTCGCCCGCCGCCATCCCGGCCTCGACCGCCGCCTCCGCGACGAGCGGGGGCGGTTGCGCCGCTACGTCAACGTCTTCGTGGGCTCCGACGAGTGCCGCGCCGTCGGCGGCCTCGACACGCCGGTTCCCGACGGAGCCGAAGTCCGCATCCTGCCCTCGGTCGCCGGCGGCTGA
- a CDS encoding endo-1,4-beta-xylanase, giving the protein MAKSRPRKRHAAAIGAAALLVAVLGVAAVRAAAGPTEAGGVPLRDLAAEQGVRIGAAVNPYLLEDAPDYRALVAEQYGSVTAQNVMKWNTLQPERGEYDFSTADTLTAFADEHDQAMRGHTLLWHQQNPEWLAEGDFGPEELRSIMRDHIDTVVGEHFAGRVYAWDVINEPFRDSGGELRPNLWLDTLGADYIAEALHTAHEADPDARLYINEFNVEGRNPKSDALYELAASLLEQGAPLHGIGLQSHFHAGTVPEDMVANMRRFTDLGLEVTVTELDISVEVPADEEELRVQARDYRTVVENCLRVSGCTGITVWGIGDADSWIPSWFPGRGAALPFDEDYAPKPAYGSLQEALGG; this is encoded by the coding sequence ATGGCGAAGTCGCGCCCCCGCAAGCGGCACGCCGCGGCCATCGGCGCCGCCGCGCTGCTGGTCGCCGTACTGGGTGTCGCCGCCGTACGGGCGGCCGCCGGACCCACCGAGGCGGGCGGCGTCCCGCTGCGCGACCTCGCCGCCGAGCAGGGCGTCCGCATCGGCGCCGCCGTCAACCCGTACCTGCTGGAAGACGCCCCCGACTACCGGGCGCTGGTCGCCGAGCAGTACGGATCCGTGACGGCGCAGAACGTGATGAAGTGGAACACGCTGCAGCCCGAGCGCGGCGAGTACGACTTCTCCACCGCCGACACCCTGACCGCGTTCGCCGACGAGCACGACCAGGCGATGCGCGGACACACGCTGCTGTGGCACCAGCAGAACCCCGAGTGGCTGGCCGAGGGCGACTTCGGCCCCGAGGAACTGCGCTCGATCATGCGCGACCACATCGACACGGTGGTCGGCGAGCACTTCGCGGGTCGCGTCTACGCCTGGGACGTCATCAACGAACCCTTCCGCGACAGCGGCGGCGAGCTGCGCCCCAACCTGTGGCTGGACACCCTGGGCGCGGACTACATCGCCGAGGCGCTGCACACGGCCCATGAAGCCGACCCCGACGCCCGGCTCTACATCAACGAGTTCAACGTCGAAGGGCGCAACCCCAAGAGCGACGCGCTGTACGAGCTGGCCGCGTCGCTGCTGGAGCAGGGCGCACCGCTGCACGGCATCGGGCTGCAGAGCCATTTCCACGCCGGAACCGTGCCCGAGGACATGGTCGCCAACATGCGCCGCTTCACCGACCTGGGCCTGGAGGTCACCGTCACCGAGCTGGACATCAGTGTCGAGGTGCCGGCCGACGAGGAGGAGCTGCGCGTCCAGGCCCGCGACTACCGCACGGTGGTGGAGAACTGCCTGCGGGTCAGCGGCTGCACAGGGATCACCGTGTGGGGCATCGGCGACGCCGACTCCTGGATCCCGTCGTGGTTCCCGGGCCGGGGGGCGGCGCTGCCCTTCGACGAGGACTACGCGCCCAAGCCCGCCTACGGGTCCCTGCAGGAGGCCCTGGGCGGCTGA
- a CDS encoding LacI family DNA-binding transcriptional regulator, protein MTISKIAEAAGVSVPTVSKVLNGRADVAPETRARVEELIHRHGYRRRRGPGAGRSPTIDLVFHELDSAWAIEVIRGVERIARSEGLSVVLSESGGEQTPRDAWVEAVLGRQSTAAILVFSDLAPDQQARLTARSIPFVVVDPTGDTEEDVPSIGSANWNGGLVATRHLIELGHERIAVIGGPTDVLCSRARIDGYRSALDSAGLPVDHDLIRSGDFHIEGGHSHGRDLLTSPDPPTAVFAGSDLQAMGLYEAARELGVRIPEDLSVVGYDDLPVARWVGPPLTTVRQPLTEMAEEATRLALLLSRGQQPPNLRLDLATNLVVRQSTAGSRPR, encoded by the coding sequence GTGACGATCTCGAAAATTGCGGAGGCTGCGGGGGTGTCCGTGCCGACGGTCTCCAAGGTCCTCAACGGACGCGCCGACGTCGCGCCCGAAACCCGCGCGCGCGTCGAGGAGCTGATCCACCGGCACGGCTACCGCCGGCGGCGCGGCCCCGGCGCGGGCCGTTCACCCACCATCGATCTGGTCTTCCACGAGCTGGACAGCGCGTGGGCCATAGAGGTCATCCGCGGTGTGGAGCGCATCGCCCGCTCCGAAGGCCTCAGCGTCGTGCTGTCGGAGTCCGGCGGCGAGCAGACTCCGCGCGACGCGTGGGTCGAGGCGGTGCTGGGCCGCCAGTCCACGGCCGCGATCCTGGTCTTCTCCGATCTGGCGCCCGACCAGCAGGCGCGGCTGACCGCGCGCAGCATCCCGTTCGTGGTGGTCGACCCCACGGGCGACACCGAGGAGGACGTCCCCTCGATCGGCTCGGCCAACTGGAACGGCGGCCTGGTGGCCACCCGGCACCTCATCGAGCTCGGCCACGAGCGCATCGCCGTGATCGGCGGCCCCACCGACGTGCTGTGCAGCCGGGCGCGCATCGACGGCTACCGCTCGGCGCTGGACTCGGCCGGGCTGCCGGTGGACCACGATCTGATCCGCTCGGGCGACTTCCACATCGAGGGCGGCCACAGCCACGGCCGCGACCTGCTGACCTCTCCGGATCCGCCCACGGCCGTCTTCGCCGGCAGCGACCTGCAGGCGATGGGGCTGTACGAGGCGGCGCGCGAGCTGGGCGTGCGCATCCCCGAGGACCTCAGCGTCGTGGGCTACGACGACCTTCCCGTGGCGCGCTGGGTGGGGCCGCCGCTGACGACGGTGCGCCAGCCCCTCACCGAGATGGCCGAAGAGGCCACCCGGTTGGCGCTGCTGCTCAGCCGCGGCCAGCAGCCGCCCAACCTGCGCCTGGACCTGGCCACCAACCTCGTGGTCCGCCAAAGCACGGCTGGGTCCCGGCCCCGCTGA
- a CDS encoding SDR family NAD(P)-dependent oxidoreductase codes for MGVLDGKAALVTGGGKGIGAAIAERLAHEGADVALTFNTSEHPAKQVVARIEAAGRTGAALQADMADPSAAGAVVDRAAATLGRIDILVNNAGVFPYGRIDELTLDDYEATTALHLRAVFIAVKRVLGHMPDGGRIVSIGSNLAEHVPGPGISLYSLSKSGLIGFTKGLARDLGPRGITANVVHPGSTDTDMNPADGEGAEEQRAQTALGRYGDATEIAAAVAHVAAPESGFVTGTAVTVDGGANS; via the coding sequence ATGGGCGTCCTGGACGGAAAAGCAGCGCTGGTCACCGGAGGCGGCAAAGGCATCGGTGCGGCGATCGCCGAGCGTCTGGCGCACGAGGGCGCCGACGTGGCGCTCACCTTCAACACCTCGGAACATCCCGCGAAGCAGGTGGTCGCCCGTATCGAGGCGGCGGGCCGCACGGGCGCGGCCCTCCAGGCGGATATGGCCGATCCCTCCGCCGCCGGCGCCGTCGTCGACCGGGCGGCCGCGACCCTCGGCCGCATCGACATCCTGGTCAACAACGCCGGCGTCTTCCCCTACGGCCGGATCGACGAGCTGACGCTGGACGACTACGAGGCCACCACGGCCCTCCACCTGCGCGCCGTCTTCATCGCGGTCAAACGGGTACTGGGGCACATGCCCGACGGCGGCCGGATCGTCAGCATCGGCAGCAACCTCGCCGAGCACGTTCCCGGCCCGGGGATCAGCCTCTATTCGCTCAGCAAGTCCGGACTGATCGGCTTCACCAAGGGCCTCGCCCGCGACCTCGGCCCGCGGGGCATCACCGCCAACGTCGTGCATCCCGGTTCGACCGACACGGATATGAACCCTGCCGACGGCGAGGGTGCCGAGGAGCAGCGTGCGCAGACGGCGCTGGGCAGATACGGCGATGCCACCGAGATCGCCGCCGCCGTCGCACACGTGGCAGCCCCGGAATCGGGATTCGTCACCGGCACCGCGGTCACCGTGGACGGCGGCGCCAACTCCTAG
- a CDS encoding helix-turn-helix transcriptional regulator, translating to MRASRLVTLVLLLQNRGRMTAAELASALEVSERTVYRDTEALSAAGIPLYADRGSGGGYRLVDGYRTRLTGLTSGEAGSLFLSGVPDAAAQLGLGAEMAAADLKLLAALPQELRERAERVRSRFHLDAPGWWRTAEDVPHLSAIAGAVWDQHTVDVDYRRWDRTEVRRRLDPLGLVLKGGTWYFLALAHPGPEERSRRPSAPRPRTFRVSRVRGVQVRAEVFERPADFDLASSWAEWSREFEQSRHRLRTRVRLSRRGLELVQALSSPITAAGAEGARPGPDGWCEAELYVESVAVATTEFAAYGPEIEVLEPAELRTSLADYLHAAAARYGPR from the coding sequence ATGCGTGCGAGCCGACTCGTCACGCTGGTGCTGCTGCTGCAGAACCGCGGGCGGATGACAGCGGCGGAGCTGGCGTCGGCACTGGAGGTCTCCGAGCGGACGGTCTACCGCGACACCGAGGCGCTCAGCGCCGCCGGCATCCCGCTATACGCCGACCGCGGCTCCGGCGGCGGCTACCGGCTCGTCGACGGCTACCGCACCCGGCTGACCGGGCTGACATCCGGGGAGGCCGGGTCGCTGTTCCTGTCCGGCGTGCCCGATGCCGCCGCGCAGTTGGGACTGGGCGCCGAGATGGCGGCGGCCGACCTCAAACTGCTGGCCGCGCTCCCCCAGGAGCTGCGCGAGCGCGCCGAACGCGTCCGGTCGCGCTTCCACCTGGACGCCCCGGGCTGGTGGCGCACCGCCGAGGACGTCCCGCACCTGAGCGCGATCGCCGGGGCCGTGTGGGACCAGCACACCGTCGACGTCGACTACCGCCGCTGGGACCGGACCGAGGTGCGGCGCCGGCTCGACCCGCTGGGCCTCGTACTCAAAGGCGGTACCTGGTACTTCCTGGCGCTGGCCCACCCCGGTCCGGAGGAGCGCTCCCGCCGGCCGTCCGCGCCGCGCCCGCGCACGTTCCGCGTCTCGCGGGTACGCGGGGTGCAGGTGCGCGCGGAGGTCTTCGAGCGGCCGGCGGACTTCGACCTCGCCTCCAGCTGGGCGGAGTGGTCGCGCGAGTTCGAGCAGAGCCGGCACCGGCTGCGCACCCGCGTCCGGCTGAGCCGGCGCGGCCTGGAACTGGTGCAGGCACTGTCCTCCCCCATTACCGCCGCGGGCGCCGAGGGCGCCCGGCCCGGACCCGACGGCTGGTGCGAGGCCGAGCTCTACGTCGAGTCGGTGGCCGTGGCCACCACGGAGTTCGCCGCCTACGGCCCCGAGATCGAGGTGCTGGAACCCGCCGAGCTGCGTACGTCGCTGGCCGACTACCTGCACGCGGCCGCGGCGCGCTACGGTCCCCGGTGA
- a CDS encoding DMT family transporter, which yields MSPEVSAAWAVLVAAGLLETVWALALTRAQGCTRPLWAVAGIAVAALSLGLLSHALRTLPVGTAYAVWVGIGALSVAASGMVFLGEPVSRRRLACLGMIVAGVVGLSLAGDG from the coding sequence GTGAGCCCGGAGGTGTCGGCGGCGTGGGCCGTGCTCGTCGCCGCCGGCCTGCTGGAGACGGTCTGGGCACTGGCGCTCACGAGGGCCCAGGGGTGCACGCGGCCGCTGTGGGCGGTGGCGGGCATCGCGGTGGCGGCGCTCAGCCTGGGGTTGCTGAGCCATGCGTTGCGCACGCTGCCCGTGGGGACCGCCTATGCGGTGTGGGTCGGTATCGGCGCCCTGAGCGTGGCCGCAAGCGGGATGGTCTTCCTCGGCGAGCCCGTCTCGCGGCGCCGGCTGGCGTGTTTGGGGATGATCGTCGCCGGCGTGGTGGGGTTGAGCCTCGCCGGGGACGGGTGA
- a CDS encoding NUDIX domain-containing protein produces MARFLPPEQWFATLPTAYLAAFGLITDESGRVLMVDPNYRDHWTLPGGIVEDGEAPHLACEREVAEEVGLDRTAGTLLALQWSAPRGARPKPFLSFVFDCGTVGSDVPVTLQEEELDDYAFVEPDAAPGMLHPALAPRLTGALRARREGAAVYIA; encoded by the coding sequence ATGGCGCGATTCCTTCCTCCCGAGCAGTGGTTCGCCACGTTGCCCACGGCCTACCTGGCCGCTTTCGGACTGATCACCGACGAGTCCGGACGCGTGTTGATGGTCGATCCCAACTACCGCGACCACTGGACGCTGCCCGGCGGCATCGTCGAAGACGGCGAGGCGCCGCACCTGGCCTGCGAGCGCGAGGTCGCCGAGGAGGTGGGGCTGGACCGCACCGCCGGCACGTTACTGGCACTGCAGTGGAGCGCGCCGCGCGGCGCACGGCCCAAGCCGTTCCTGTCGTTCGTCTTCGACTGCGGCACGGTCGGCTCGGACGTGCCGGTCACCCTGCAGGAGGAGGAACTCGACGACTACGCGTTCGTCGAGCCCGACGCGGCTCCCGGAATGCTGCATCCCGCGCTGGCGCCCCGGCTCACGGGCGCGCTCCGGGCCCGTCGCGAAGGCGCCGCGGTCTACATCGCCTGA
- a CDS encoding serine/threonine protein kinase codes for MGPLEHGDPERIGRYRLIGRLGAGGMGQVYFGRSAGGRPVAVKRIHPHLATDTSFRERFAREVTAARQVSGAFTAPVIDAAPDDGVPWLVTSYVPSLPLDAAVRTHGGLPEHTLRVLAAGLAEALGEIHRVGLIHRDLKPGNVLLAEDGPRVIDFGIARASEGTSATQSVIGTPGFMSPEQIQGDHLTTGSDVFAFGAVLVYAAGGVGPFGEGAMPTLVMRVMQHDPDLSAVPARLQRLVSACLAKDAQYRPAPGQLLDALGDIPVGESWLPADVMRGVRDEVARTNAALSGTDTTAGGADASGATSVLGGAAAGAAAGVAPGDQDPTRAAGQGGADATSVMGAGTGTDPRTSPTPPPYHPEGGQADPAGATRAYGGQAPPTAAYGSGSRQAPPTAAMPPARDDSYDSMYRGSGGSGEADRHRQEEQRRREEQRRQEEQQQREEQRRRQEAERAHRERVRAEQEAARRAQAGARQAEQPGLWGFAKLLPLLIIPIIQIPLGTGVSYAWQWFTTESGMWNGTAWLYPGIFTVDGFFHALFLGYFLLNNVVGAEFLIRSLRTGYVVGAMLAVAVIAGTNGMLFYYGFWG; via the coding sequence GTGGGTCCGTTGGAGCACGGCGATCCCGAGCGCATCGGCCGGTACCGGCTGATCGGGCGGTTGGGCGCCGGAGGCATGGGTCAGGTGTACTTCGGGCGCTCGGCGGGAGGCCGACCGGTCGCGGTGAAGCGCATCCATCCCCACTTGGCCACCGACACCTCCTTCCGCGAGCGCTTCGCCCGGGAAGTCACCGCCGCACGCCAGGTCAGCGGCGCCTTCACCGCGCCGGTCATCGACGCCGCCCCCGACGACGGGGTGCCGTGGCTGGTCACGTCCTATGTACCGTCGCTGCCCCTGGACGCCGCCGTGCGCACGCACGGCGGCCTGCCCGAGCACACGCTGCGCGTGCTGGCCGCCGGCCTGGCCGAGGCCCTGGGCGAGATCCACCGCGTGGGGCTGATCCACCGCGACCTCAAGCCCGGAAACGTGCTGCTGGCCGAGGACGGGCCCCGCGTCATCGACTTCGGGATCGCCCGCGCCAGCGAAGGCACCTCCGCGACCCAGTCCGTCATCGGCACGCCGGGGTTCATGTCCCCCGAGCAGATCCAGGGCGACCACCTCACCACGGGAAGCGACGTGTTCGCCTTCGGCGCCGTACTGGTCTATGCGGCCGGCGGTGTCGGACCGTTCGGCGAGGGCGCCATGCCCACCCTGGTCATGCGCGTCATGCAGCACGATCCCGACCTGTCGGCCGTCCCCGCCCGGCTGCAGCGCCTCGTGTCGGCCTGCCTGGCCAAGGACGCGCAGTACCGGCCCGCACCCGGCCAGCTCCTCGACGCGCTCGGCGACATCCCCGTCGGTGAGTCCTGGCTGCCCGCCGATGTCATGCGCGGCGTGCGCGACGAGGTCGCCAGGACCAACGCCGCCCTCAGCGGCACGGACACCACCGCCGGGGGCGCTGACGCGAGCGGCGCGACGTCGGTGCTGGGCGGGGCCGCGGCCGGGGCCGCCGCGGGTGTCGCGCCCGGCGACCAGGACCCCACGCGGGCCGCCGGCCAGGGCGGCGCCGACGCCACCTCGGTCATGGGGGCCGGTACCGGTACGGACCCGCGCACGTCCCCGACCCCGCCGCCCTATCACCCCGAGGGCGGGCAGGCCGATCCGGCCGGGGCGACTCGGGCCTACGGGGGGCAGGCGCCGCCCACCGCCGCTTACGGATCCGGATCCCGGCAGGCGCCGCCCACCGCCGCGATGCCTCCGGCGCGCGACGACTCCTACGACAGCATGTACCGGGGATCCGGGGGTTCGGGCGAGGCCGACCGGCACCGCCAGGAGGAGCAGCGCCGGCGGGAAGAGCAGCGCCGGCAGGAGGAGCAGCAGCAGCGCGAGGAGCAGCGCCGCCGGCAGGAGGCCGAGCGCGCGCACCGCGAGCGGGTACGCGCCGAGCAGGAGGCGGCCCGGCGCGCCCAGGCCGGCGCCCGCCAGGCCGAGCAGCCCGGCCTGTGGGGCTTCGCCAAGCTGCTGCCGCTGCTGATCATCCCGATCATCCAGATCCCGTTGGGTACCGGTGTGTCCTATGCCTGGCAGTGGTTCACCACCGAGTCGGGAATGTGGAACGGCACCGCCTGGCTCTACCCCGGGATCTTCACCGTCGACGGGTTCTTCCACGCGCTGTTCCTGGGCTATTTCCTGCTGAACAACGTCGTGGGCGCGGAGTTTCTGATCCGCTCGCTGCGCACCGGCTACGTGGTCGGTGCGATGCTGGCCGTCGCGGTCATCGCCGGCACGAACGGGATGCTCTTCTACTACGGCTTCTGGGGCTGA
- a CDS encoding DMT family transporter: MAWAVLIAAGLLEIVWSVALDEAHGLTELWPSVIGIGTALLSLALLSRALRSLPMGTAYAAWVGIGAVGVAAVGTLVLGEPFTWTRAVCIGLIIAGVVGLNAEDGASPRPDRAGGEAGRAA, from the coding sequence ATGGCCTGGGCAGTCCTGATCGCGGCCGGTCTGCTGGAGATCGTGTGGTCGGTCGCGCTCGACGAGGCGCACGGGTTGACCGAACTGTGGCCGTCGGTGATCGGTATCGGCACCGCGCTGCTCAGTCTCGCGCTGCTGAGCCGCGCGCTGCGCAGCCTTCCGATGGGCACGGCCTACGCCGCGTGGGTGGGTATCGGCGCGGTCGGCGTGGCGGCGGTGGGCACGCTCGTGTTGGGGGAGCCGTTCACCTGGACCAGAGCGGTCTGTATCGGCCTCATCATCGCGGGTGTGGTCGGGCTGAACGCCGAAGACGGGGCGTCGCCGCGGCCCGATCGGGCCGGCGGCGAGGCGGGGCGGGCCGCGTGA
- a CDS encoding WD40/YVTN/BNR-like repeat-containing protein — protein MYLLVIGTRKGLFTATAADGDRRTWHVRGPHRLDSEDYANTAGVYAVGVDPRTRRILAGAESSHFGPSVWYSDDLGESWNEPERAPIAFPEDTDASFARAWQFAFGDDPGTVYAGVEPSALFRSGDGGESFELVRGLWDHPHRGDWWPGAGGAAIHTVIPGRVSAEGTDPRAMTVAMSTGGVYQTRDGGAAWTPANRGISAVFLPEDAPEYGQCVHKVAVGSDGEFYAQNHHGVFRSSDPAAGWTSIADGLPTDFGFSYVTHPHVPGTGYVFPVVSQVCHLPPDGHLAVYRTEDAGATWRPSVEGLPADPYYGIVLRDGACTDGADDPGFYFGTRSGDVFCTVDSSGEWSRVAAHLPDVLSLRAVEV, from the coding sequence ATGTACCTCCTGGTCATCGGGACTCGAAAAGGACTGTTCACCGCGACCGCCGCCGACGGCGACCGCCGCACGTGGCACGTGCGCGGTCCGCACCGCCTGGACAGCGAGGACTACGCCAACACCGCCGGCGTCTACGCGGTCGGCGTCGACCCCCGCACGCGCCGGATCCTCGCCGGCGCCGAAAGCTCCCACTTCGGGCCCAGCGTGTGGTACAGCGACGACCTGGGGGAGAGCTGGAACGAGCCCGAGCGGGCGCCGATCGCCTTCCCGGAGGACACCGACGCCTCCTTCGCCCGTGCCTGGCAGTTCGCCTTCGGCGACGATCCCGGTACCGTCTACGCCGGCGTCGAACCCAGCGCCCTGTTCCGCTCCGGCGACGGCGGCGAGAGTTTCGAGCTCGTGCGCGGGCTGTGGGACCACCCCCACCGCGGCGACTGGTGGCCCGGCGCGGGCGGCGCCGCGATCCACACGGTGATCCCCGGCCGGGTCAGCGCCGAGGGCACCGACCCCCGCGCCATGACCGTGGCCATGTCCACCGGCGGCGTCTACCAGACCCGCGACGGCGGAGCCGCCTGGACCCCGGCCAACCGCGGCATCAGCGCGGTCTTCCTGCCTGAGGACGCCCCCGAATACGGCCAGTGCGTGCACAAGGTCGCCGTCGGCAGCGACGGCGAGTTCTACGCCCAGAACCACCACGGCGTCTTCCGCAGCAGCGACCCCGCCGCGGGATGGACCTCCATCGCCGACGGGCTGCCCACCGACTTCGGGTTCTCCTATGTGACCCACCCGCACGTGCCCGGGACCGGCTACGTGTTCCCGGTCGTCAGCCAGGTCTGCCACCTGCCGCCCGACGGTCACCTCGCGGTCTACCGCACCGAGGACGCGGGCGCGACGTGGCGGCCCTCCGTCGAAGGGCTGCCCGCGGACCCCTATTACGGGATCGTGTTGCGCGACGGCGCCTGTACCGACGGCGCCGACGACCCCGGCTTCTACTTCGGCACCCGCAGCGGCGACGTCTTCTGCACCGTCGACTCCAGCGGCGAGTGGTCCCGGGTGGCCGCCCACCTGCCCGACGTCCTGTCCCTGCGCGCAGTGGAGGTCTGA
- a CDS encoding TetR/AcrR family transcriptional regulator — protein sequence MPARGRPRRFDRTAALRTAMVLFWEHGYEGTSLSALTSAMGITATSLYAAFGSKEQVFREAVELYNSDSAASEEALAAGPTAREAIETMLRENAAAYVDPSTPRGCMVVLAGMNLTAANEGVGRYLAACRAGDRANVVARLRRGVREGELSSSADPEDVADYYLTVLHGLSIQARDGFTLEQADAVVDTAMAAWDGFARGSGGGAASAHERA from the coding sequence ATGCCGGCACGGGGACGGCCACGCCGGTTCGACAGGACCGCCGCGCTGCGCACGGCGATGGTGCTGTTCTGGGAACACGGCTACGAGGGGACCTCGCTCAGCGCGCTCACCTCGGCGATGGGGATCACCGCGACGAGCCTGTACGCGGCCTTCGGCTCCAAGGAGCAGGTCTTCCGCGAGGCCGTGGAGCTCTACAACTCCGACAGCGCGGCGAGCGAAGAGGCCTTGGCCGCCGGCCCCACCGCGCGGGAGGCGATCGAGACGATGCTGCGGGAGAACGCCGCCGCCTACGTCGACCCGTCCACACCGCGCGGATGCATGGTGGTCCTGGCCGGCATGAACCTCACGGCCGCCAACGAGGGGGTCGGCCGCTACCTCGCGGCATGCCGGGCGGGCGACCGCGCCAACGTCGTAGCCCGGCTCCGCCGCGGTGTGCGGGAAGGAGAGCTGTCGTCGTCGGCCGATCCGGAGGATGTGGCCGACTATTACCTGACCGTGCTGCACGGACTGTCGATCCAGGCACGCGACGGGTTCACGCTGGAGCAGGCAGATGCGGTCGTCGACACGGCGATGGCCGCCTGGGACGGCTTCGCCCGCGGCTCCGGAGGCGGGGCGGCCTCCGCGCACGAGCGGGCGTGA